tagcattttaaatatttaaaaaacgttaaaacaaaattatgggGTCAGAGGACTAGGACAGGAGTTAGGCTACTTGCTTTGAATACAGTGTGtcatggtttgatctctggcaccacaaattCTTCAGGCACTCCTGGGAGTGACCCTGAACATTGAAAGATGTGAGTGGCCTGAGTCCACTCCCCCCATAATCAAAGAGAGTcaaccaccaaaataaaaagaaattataagtgGATTGTCAATATTATGAAACATTTGAAAAGTGCAATCAATTGCACTTAGTTTAATTTATCAAAAAGTAGCAATGCATCAGTGAATCTTTCAGGACAGTTTTACTTTAGAAAAATGTCAAAAGgtcagggctagagagacagtaaagGGGTtatgaggcacttgtcttgcacgtagctggccccagttcaatacccagcaccacatgtcatccctgagcatcaccacgagtgatccctgagcacagagccagggggaagCCTGGAGCATCGCCAGGCCTGGCCTAACCCCACCTCCCATTTGACTTAATGTAGAAGGTCAAGTAATAGCAAAATACAATCAACAAGATTTAGAAATCACAAGCACCTTATTTcagtaaaataacagatctgtGAACTTCCTAAAAGCACAAGATTCGCACACCTAAGCAGGtacaagagtgattttttttttttttttttttttttttttggtttttgggccacacctggcattgctcaggggttactcctggctgtctgctcagaaatagctcctggcaggcacgggggaccatatgggacaccgggattcgaaccaaccacctttggtcctggatcggctgcttgcaaggcaaacactgctgggctatctctccgggcccaagagtgaATTTTTAAAGACGAACTCCCTTTATATCATAATGGTGCTTCGATATCTTTTGATGCTACAGAAGAAATAGAATGTAAAAGTCCTTAACAAtgctaaaataaaatctgaataacataataaaaatctcTGAATAGTTCTTCCCAGATCTTCTAAAAAATTTCTAAACCATATAAACTTCTttgcaaaaatttataaaaaaaaaaaagagaaaattttaaatatttctgccATGAAAAACTTGATTTTATACCATGAAAGTGGACAAATCTAttgtatcttaaaatatttttaaccagAGTAGAATAATTTGAAACAGAAACAAGTGAGTCCCTTACTTCTTACTCCCAcgtgactggaaaaaaaaaaagatgggctgAGACATTTTCTAGATGCATCACTGTCACTAGCAGCTCAGGAATGCAGCGAGTGAGCCCTGAAATCTGGCCTCCAGTGTAACAGTAGGCAACATGGCTTGAAGTGCAAAAGGAGCACATGACAGTTGCTGGTCACCTCCAGTGTAAGTGGACTGCTGGGAGAAATAGGGCTTCAATTCAGGTGCCTACACCTTGCTCTTCTCGAGCTTCTGGAACCAACTGTGGGAGCAGCGATGCTGAGCCTTTGAGACTACTTGGCTTAGAAGAACTGGGTACCTGTAAGTTGTTGCCCAGTGCTGGACCTGTTTCAATCACTTCACTTCTGGGGGTTGTCCTGggtaagagaaaaaaagcagTGGTTGACAATCAGGCAAAGCACAAAGCACAAACATGATGCCTTTTATCCTGACAACAAAAGTTTCTTGCCTTGCTCCAAACCCTGTCACCTTTACTGAAAGATCATAAACTCTGCACTtgtctgttcattgcagcactaatcaTAATTGCCCAGGTTTGAAAAGAATCCAAGTTCCAAAAAGAGACGAGTaaataaagaaactctggtacatctgcacaatggaatactacacagcaattaggaaaaataaagtcatgaatttgcttatacatggatggatatggagagtattatgctgaatgaaatgagtcagagggagagcgatagacaaagaatgattgcactcatttttaagatataaaataacaAGATAATATAGCAGTAATTCCCAAAGACAACAGACACAAGACCAGGAAGATCAGTCCATGATAGGCAGCTTGCCAGAAAGAGCAGGGAGTGcagtagggcagagaaggggccacaatgaaaatgatagttggaaatgatcattctggacaagaactgggcaccgaaaaaaaaaaaaaacgtgataTGCACAaaaacccttcagtaacaataatgcaaaccacagtttctagaaaaaatgaaaagagagaaaaaagtcttTCATAGAGGTAGGCAGGAGAGAGTGCAGGGGAGAGGATGAGAAGGAAATGGGGACATTTGAGGCAGGAAATGTGAAATTGGTGAATGGAtgtgtgttggacattgtatgactaacacCCAATCATGAACGactttttaattatgtatttcaCAATTATTCTATTAGAgaactaataaaattttatttaatataaaatttaaaaataaaatattaaaaagaggtCTTTGTTTATCCTGACAGCTCCAAATACAAAgaatttcttttcagatttcatGTTTTCCAATTTGTTGAAATCGTGCATGATGTTTCATGGGAGAAATCCAATAGGGGAAATCCAAGACTCCTGCCCTCTGGTCAGCAAATACTGGATGGATTTCCTAGTCCAGCTCAGACAGAATCTGGGAGATGGGGGACACAAATAGATTGGATTTGGTTCTACCTTGGAGCCATTTACAAATCTGGTGACGGGACAAAGCTGTGCGTCTAATTACAGCCTCAATTCCAAGCTACTAGAGAACATTAGTTTGTGAGGGCAAAGAGAGACAATCTTGAAATCACAAAGTAGTTCATTAGCATCATGGCTGTTCAAATTTTACCCTTGTGCGGATCACCTAAGGACCACTTGgaaatatcattattatttcatattcagaagaaaaaaaaaccaaaaccacactCTCGAAGTTTCTGCGTATAAAAGGACAAATACCTTGTAGGCTCTGTTCTAATTTAGTACGAATTCAAGTATAACAGcgtggggaccagagcaatagtacagcaggtggtgcttccttgcacatgactgaccaaaGTTCAATACCTGGTGTCCATGGgtctccccaggagtgatttctgagcactgctgggtgtggcagggAGAGCAACTGTATTGCACGCAgacgacctgggtttgaatccagcatcccatagggtctcccaagcaaaAGCaggacaccactgggtgtgatctccccaaacaaaactaaatacaactaaaatcaggggccggagagatagcacagtggcgtttgccttgcaagcagctgatccaggacctaaggtggttggttcgaatcccgatgtcccatatggtcccacgtgcctgccaggggcgatttctgagcagatagccaggagtagcccctgagcaccgccgggtgtggcccaaaaacaaaaacaaaacaaaacaaaataaatacaactaaaaatttaaaaagtatcatAGCCCATATTTCAGATGGCCTTAATATATGTACCAAACTTGAACAAAATGCACAAAGGCTTTTCTCTAAGCTATGAATGCAAGTAAGGAGATATTGCATTTGAGGGCGGATTGTGGGTTCAGAAACAGCACCTTATAGGACTGCCCTTGCAGATATGTCTGTCCTGAACAAGTATTGCAGCATGTTGCTGCATTCAGCAGGACTAGCACTGACGGAACCCAGAGCCAGGCTCACCTCCCTTCACTCCGGGTACTCCCAGACACGCTGATCTTGTCGTTCCCAGCAGTGCTGACCCGGCCTGTCTTGTCCACCTGCTCCGCACACAGTCTGGAGCTGGAGGCGCCGGGAGAGGCAGGCTCCCCGCTGCCATTCTGGTCCCTTAATCTTGGGGTGGCCACGCCATCAGGCCTCATGTCTCTCACTGATGTTTCTGGCGAGGTTTGGATTTCGGTGGTGGTTTCCTGTCCCAGGTAATCGTGGTTGGTGATGGCCATGGCAGAAGTGCTGTGACTGGCTGTGGCCCCAGTGCTGGTTCCCATGGACTTGGAAATCACCTTTAGCTTGTGCGAGCTTGGCTTGCCGTGCTTCTTCTGGGGTTTGACTTTAGAATTGTGCTTCAAGAAAAACTCACACGACTCCTGTAGGACTCTGCGACTTTCACTGATCGGGCTGGAAGGAAATGCAAAGACTGGATTAATGATAAGAGTCAGAGAAGTCAAGCTCTATGTGATTTATTCTTGCTAAAACCCAGGTGTGTACATACAGCCAGGGCCAGGGGAAAAAGTTCTTggtatgctttgtatgcagaaggtctaGGTTCAATTTGTGGCCTGAAcctcaccaagagtgaccccaaacaaggtgccagagtagcccctgagcactactggagcAGCCCAAATATCGGACATACATATACATGTTTAATGTAGGAGATATAAGAAAGCTATCAGTGAAATTTTCTGTGCAAATACTGTTCACTGCTTTTGTCGATACATGTAGTAAGCTAGTAGGACATTAAatagacagaaaaaaatgaaggctcAGAAACTCAAACCAAATATAATACCATACCAAATATAACAAATGCAGaggtaagttaaaaaaaaagaaacacatattaTAACTAATGGCCTTGAAATGGAAGTCCAACTAAATGTAATTCTTCAGACTTTAAAAACACCTCTGTGAGGCCTTGAGTGCtgaaaaagtcttttaaaatggTCTTTGAGCAAACAATGGACAACAGTTACAATCTCTGTAGTACACTATCGATACAGTACATTGGACACAATGCAAGTAAatcactaaaataaattattgactcTTACATGCAAATATTTACCTTGCTATGAGACTTTAGGTTTAAAGTTTTATCATCTTAGGCAAGGCAAATCAGTGACATTTAGGTCAGCATTGTATGAaattaaaaactggaaataaGAATCATAATAGCACATTTATAATCATATTCTATAAGTTGTCTTATACCCTGAGCCCCTTTAAACACTTATTCTTGATTATAAAGGCTATCTCTGTTACAATGCTTTGtccaaaataatcaaataatgaaGTAATGATATCAGACATGATATATGTTAGGGAGAAAATAGACATCTTATCTATCATATTTCAACAAAATGTCAGGCTGTTATAAGAAATGCCACAATAAACCTAGTCTTTCAAGAAAGTGATTTTCAAATTCAAAACAATAATTGATAGAATCAAGTCAACGTAATGATGGTTTCAGGAATTTGGTCTTGCACCTATACAATACCAGATGTTCGCAAACAATTGCAATAGGATCTTACTCTCTTTTGCGATTTTGCTTAAAAAAGCCAGCCCACTCCGTGCAAGTCTTTTTGCTTCCGACCCAGAAGATAGCAGAGATGCCAACGATCAATGTCATCAAATACTTTATCATGAATAATGCCAAATCCGGTCggctttctgtttttttctacaaaaaaagaaatcaagaatcaAAATTTGCCTGATAAAGTGGAGAGAAAATGTTGGATCAATGTAAAACTTGAACAGAAAGTAGACATCTTCAGTTGGTTTTACTATGCTTGACATAACAATGATCAGTACTTGAAATCTAACGCAATCTTTCCAAAATGCTAAGCAAAGAATTTTTAAGCATGCAGCGAAACTCAGACCTATGAAAACACCAAAATATATTTAGGAAGGATGACCCACATTTGAGTTTGATGCCTTGACATATTTTCCCTGATGGGGATAGCAGTCTTATATGTCAAGATATgcacttctggggccggagcattgactcaagtggtaaggcgtctgccttgcacatgctagcctaggacggactgcggttcgatcccctggcatcccatatggtcccccaagccaggagcgatttctaagtgcatagccaggagtaactcctgaacgtcaccaggtgtggaccaacaaccaaaaaaaaaaagatatgcactTCTAAGTACACATATTCCTTgactataaaaattatacattttgtgctcgcttcagcagcacatatactaaaattggaacaatacagagaagattagcgtgGCTCctatgcaaggatgacatgcaaattggtgaagcgttccatattaaaaattatacattttgatttattatagaaaaaattaatttagtctTTATGCTCTACTGATACTTGTGTTAGAAAAGTTCAGTTGTCTGGAGTAGAAGGAATATCAGtaatatgataaaatatcaaCAATTCCTGAAAGTTAAAtcatacctttctttttttttttttttgagaaatttttatttttatttttaccacagtggattacaaatctttcacaataatattttaggtacatagtgacattgaatcaagggtattcccaccacccatgttgtcctccctccacccttattcccagcatacatcccatatctctctcttttgccccctgggctgctagtataagtggtcccctctgtgtctaacttgttgtagattgggtatcgattctgttgtcgttggctttggatttggtgtttaagtctgatcattttttatttctacttgatattcatatgactgtttggtcttggtaccctccataaTTTTAAGACAATTTTAAGACAGAGTTTTAAATTACACAAGTATCAAAGGACTACATATTTGAGATAATTTCTTGCAGTTTGCCCTTATGATTCTTAATATTCCTTGAAGGCTTTTCTAAACAGTAGAAATAGAAcactttgggctggagagatagcaaggaggtaaggcttttgctttgcatgcagaaggacaatggttcaaatcccggcatcccatatggtcctctgagccttccaggagtgatttctgagagtagagccaggagtaacccttgagtgctactgggtgtgacccaaaaaccaaaaaaaagaaaaagaaaacacttttttttttttttggtttttgagccatacccagcagcgctcagggattcattactcctagcagattcgggggaccatataggatgctagggaccgaatcccagttggccacatgcaaggcaaacaccctactcactgtgctatcactctagccccattatttttattttattttattttattttatttatttatttatttttggtttttgggccacacccggtggtgctcaggagttactcctggctgtctgctcagaaatagctcctggcaggcacgggggaccatatgggacactgggatttgaaccaaccacctttggttctggatcggctgcttgcaaggcaaatgccgctgtgctatctatccgggccgccccattatttttaatttaaagttttgggtggttttgttttggggccacacctgtaagtgctcagggattatcagTCCCTTAAATGGCtaatttttcttattgatttctagaaactgttgtgttaaataattaacgatggggctggatggcggtggatttctttccgtgccatcccagttcacatggctctgcaacctccatgcagtcggcgagtcccaggcccaggtgaaatcactcactcacagtcaggcgtcaggaagcaacaattttattcaagccctagccaccacgtgtgtgtggcctatttcctaacctttcaagcacagcaatattttgctagccctgcatcttatttcctgttagccatcttccctttgggctccatgctggtcaaagaccagaacaaagaaacccagaagccagagcgcacagcagcgcagaaagggcaaagagccaaaaggcgcAAAAAGCGCGtgaaagccaaaagggccgaattcccttggttcaagccttatctaacatttccatgacccctcccaggaatgggagggtctagcaggtaaggttacacctactatccagttcccaagacccctcccagaaatgggtgggtctcagggtttaaaataggtacacccacagaaactatttttttaattaaagaaattatacttgaaatgagaatatattttcctgggttcatttttattttggatcacaccccatGGTACTGGGAAGGCTAtgtaaaacattaagaaaattataGTCTTCAATAGATCTAGCTAtatgtagtagtagtagtttctccttccttttagttttcaaaaacaaaaacaaataaacactgaGGATTCTAGAAGCTATTGAATATAGCAGGGTCATTTTAAAGTATAGCTCCCTTTTAAATATAGAGTTAAAACAAATGATGGATAACATTACACAAATGCGTACTGAAGTGAAAAAGAGCATTATTCCCAACCATTacagtatataaaaatttttccaCGAGGTTAAAAATTAGTAACTttctaaaatatgaattattCTAACCCAGACACTGCTTCATTTGATACACTGAATATATGGTTATTAACTCACCCTCATTATAGTTAATAACcacaaatattcaaaaaaaaaaaggattcaatctagtaaagaaaaaaagtagatttcTACTAAAAACTCAACTGAAATGCTTTGAGGAATGTTTCAAGAAGTTTACTTTTTTCCTCTTAAGAGGTCCaactttatattaattataaagcaCAAAAATATAGTTTGTTTCAGGAGTGTGTTGTTTTCAGTTGATAGCTGATTCAGTTGAATGGAAGATAGCACTGAGGTGAGGAGAGACCCTTGGACATATCAGGACCCAGGTTCAGTGTCTCACCAAGCCCGAGCCCTGGACTATTGTCCTGGAACCATTCTGCTCAGCCTCAGGGCTTATGAGCACTGTTTGGGTGccctataaaataatatttatgggaTGGATTAGATAAAAACCAAGTTTACTGTCTTTTTAGCCAAATACctatagaagtaacccctgaatcctCTGCATACTACTACCTGGGGCCATTCCTATTCCCACAAAATCAGGCTTAGCTTTTGTAGTTTCTTACTATGcaaaaaatgtagaaaacaggggccagagcggtggcacaagtggtagggtatttgccttgcacgtggctgacctaggatgtcaggatcccctggcatcctatatggtcccccaagctaagagtaatttctgagcgcatagccaagaataacccctgagcatcaccaatgtggtccaaaaaagcaaagcaaaaaaaaaaaagtagaaaacagtGGATAGAATCAAATAAAAGTTCCCCTGTTGGCTGAAAACCAAGCACTGCTCCCAATTCAGCAGACAAAACCTTGTTTCCTCTGATTCTGTCGCTCATAGCTCTTAAACTGTCTTTATAATCCATACAGTGATTTTTGAAAGAACAATTAAATGAAGCACTTTATTATTATAAACTGCACTTTATTATTATAAACTGAAGCTCaaagctgaagaaatagcattttGGCGGGaagggggcccacacctggcagtcttcagtatttacttctggttttgtgctcagaggtcacttcaggtggtgctggggatcaaacctaggttggccaatAAACAAGGCAAGTGCGATtttatcgctcaggccccaaggggaaaaaaaaaactcctgcaGTTTCAACTAAGGACCAGGGAAATCATTCTTTATGTCCATTTGGATATTCTCCTTTGAAATCTAGTTTATACATGAATGCCAAGTATATTTCCAGGGTGCACTGCCTCCATTAAAACCAgagtgggggcaggagagataggatggtggtatagcatttgccttacatgcagaaggatggtggttcaaatcccagcatcccatatggtcccccgaacctgccaggattgatttctgagtgtagagccagaagtaacccctgagcactgctgggtgtgaaccccccccaataaaaaagaatgacaggATCAAATGACGCTCACCTGATGAGGACACGGGATGTGGTACTGGCGACAATGGTCTGACACCCACGTGAGCTCCCAGGTGACCCGGTTCATCTGCTCATAGACGTAACATCCCAGAAGTGTCACCAAGGGCACGAGGTACAGGCCGCTGAAGACACCAATGCGGATCATGAATTTCTTCAGCTTCTCTTGGTTCCGGCCATCGTTCTGTATCACTTGCCGGACATGGTTCAAGGAGACGATGCCAGCCAGCAGCAGAGAGagccccacaaacacacacaggcaaagtGGCAGGAGAACGAAGTACCGGGACGCATCCAGGTCGTAGAGGCCGACAAAGCACACTCCACTGATGTTGTCACCTTCCACTTTGTTCATGGCCAGCAGCAGGATGGTGAGGAAGCCTGGTGCACCCCAGGCCACGGCATGGAACCACACGGCTTTCTGCTCAATGGCTTCACAACTCCACTTTCTTCCTGCAGCTAAAAACCAAGTGATGGTCAGAATCACCCACCAGACAGTGCCGGCCATGGTGAAGAAATACAGGAACATGAACAGAATGGTGCAGGCCTTATTCTGGGAGCCCAGAACAACTGTGTCCCCGGTTTCCAGCTTGTCATCGGTCTTATTATTACAGGCTGTGCTGTTGCCAAGCAGGAATCCGATAAAGTACATGAGGGACACGATGCTGTAGCAGACCGAGTAATAAATAATTGGCCTCTCTGGGTAGCGGAATCTTTGAACGTTGATGAGAAATGTGAGGACCGTGAAGAGTGTTGCACAGAGGCAAAATATGGAAACGATCCCGATAAAACTTTTTGCAAACTCGAGCTCGTCGCTTGTGAAATACATATTGGGGCACGGAGGTGCACACTGGTCGACCCCCAGAAATTTGTAGCCATGCTCTCCAGACGTTTTAAGATGTCTGGGACACCAAATGCCAATGTCTCTTGGGACATGGTCTGTCTTCTTCTGAGGACCAGGAAACAGGTTGTGCGGATCCGAAGTTATGGGAGCAGTCTCGTCGCAGTACTGCAATCTATTGAGgcgaaaaataaaaaataaaataaaataaaatagaataaaatggatGATGTCAACACTGAATAGCTGTGATTTTAATGCTCTGGTTTCTAACTATAAAATAGTCCCATATGCAACCGTAATGGGCAGCAGGACATACAAATCAAAACATATGGATGCTAGTTTTGAGTTTGGTTGGAGATTACGAAATTGCCAAGAAAATTTGAGATTGTCCATGAGGCCCCAGTGCACTACTTGAGATTAAATACAAATGAATCTAAAAAATCCCTTCCCTGGCAAACAATTCATTTGTAATTAAAGAAGAATTTACTTGATTACGGTTTCCAAACAAAAAAGCATGGGGTTTTGTGCTTCTAGCAAACAAAATATAAGACTTTGGAAATAgtgccagaaagacagtacagagggtaaagcacTTGTGTTACACAATGCTCTGTATA
This is a stretch of genomic DNA from Suncus etruscus isolate mSunEtr1 chromosome 5, mSunEtr1.pri.cur, whole genome shotgun sequence. It encodes these proteins:
- the FZD6 gene encoding frizzled-6, with product MKMTYNMTFFPNLMGHYDQNTAAVEMKHFLPLANLECSPNVETFLCKAFVPTCTEQIQVAPLCRKFCEKVYSDCKKLIDTFGIRWPKELQCDQLQYCDETAPITSDPHNLFPGPQKKTDHVPRDIGIWCPRHLKTSGEHGYKFLGVDQCAPPCPNMYFTSDELEFAKSFIGIVSIFCLCATLFTVLTFLINVQRFRYPERPIIYYSVCYSIVSLMYFIGFLLGNSTACNNKTDDKLETGDTVVLGSQNKACTILFMFLYFFTMAGTVWWVILTITWFLAAGRKWSCEAIEQKAVWFHAVAWGAPGFLTILLLAMNKVEGDNISGVCFVGLYDLDASRYFVLLPLCLCVFVGLSLLLAGIVSLNHVRQVIQNDGRNQEKLKKFMIRIGVFSGLYLVPLVTLLGCYVYEQMNRVTWELTWVSDHCRQYHIPCPHQKKTESRPDLALFMIKYLMTLIVGISAIFWVGSKKTCTEWAGFFKQNRKRDPISESRRVLQESCEFFLKHNSKVKPQKKHGKPSSHKLKVISKSMGTSTGATASHSTSAMAITNHDYLGQETTTEIQTSPETSVRDMRPDGVATPRLRDQNGSGEPASPGASSSRLCAEQVDKTGRVSTAGNDKISVSGSTRSEGRTTPRSEVIETGPALGNNLQVPSSSKPSSLKGSASLLPQLVPEAREEQGVGT